The following proteins come from a genomic window of Deltaproteobacteria bacterium:
- the trmD gene encoding tRNA (guanosine(37)-N1)-methyltransferase TrmD, translated as MFPGIFESPIKESMIKRAVEAGLIRVNIINIRDFAPGKHAQADDRPYGGGSGMVLKVEPIVGAIRSLTHHAPVKPHVVLLSPKGRTFDQTKAEDLARRERIALVCGHYEGVDQRIADHYVDEEVSVGDYVLTGGEVAALVVLDAVTRLVPGVLGNADSLKQESFCDGLIEYPQYTRPEEFEGHCVPEVLLSGNHLLIEHWRKSEALRRTKERRPDLASRFRDKTSA; from the coding sequence TTGTTTCCCGGAATCTTTGAGTCTCCGATCAAAGAAAGTATGATCAAACGGGCGGTTGAGGCTGGTCTGATCCGGGTGAACATCATCAATATCAGAGATTTCGCGCCGGGAAAGCACGCGCAGGCGGATGACCGTCCCTATGGGGGCGGCTCGGGAATGGTATTAAAAGTTGAACCCATCGTGGGGGCGATCCGCTCGCTTACGCATCACGCCCCAGTGAAGCCGCACGTGGTGCTGTTGTCGCCGAAGGGCCGGACGTTCGATCAGACGAAGGCGGAGGATCTGGCCCGGCGCGAGCGCATAGCGCTGGTGTGCGGCCATTACGAAGGGGTGGATCAGCGGATCGCCGATCATTATGTGGACGAAGAGGTCTCCGTCGGGGATTACGTGCTCACGGGCGGGGAAGTTGCCGCGCTTGTCGTTCTGGACGCAGTTACGCGTTTGGTGCCGGGAGTCCTCGGCAATGCCGATTCCCTGAAACAGGAAAGCTTCTGCGACGGTCTTATCGAATACCCTCAATACACTCGTCCTGAAGAGTTTGAGGGTCATTGCGTTCCAGAAGTGCTCTTGAGCGGAAACCATCTTCTGATCGAACATTGGAGAAAATCGGAAGCCCTGCGTCGAACAAAGGAGCGTAGGCCTGATCTGGCGTCTCGGTTTCGGGACAAGACGTCCGCGTGA
- the rsmI gene encoding 16S rRNA (cytidine(1402)-2'-O)-methyltransferase — MPLTGHTDRAASRRLYVVATPIGNLEDITFRAIHVLKSVDFIAAEDTRRTRKLLSHYRINNRLVAYHSHNRLTSGPRILKRLQDGACAALTTDGGTPLISDPGLELIGGALASGIEVVPIPGPSAVTTALSAAGFPATPHLFLGFLPAKRGNRMRQLKDLEWSTHTIIAFEAPHRIHQTLRDLEEVFGQRRMVLAREMTKVHETFLRGSAAEISRSLGDGKVQGEITLLIEGTREQPESEESILEELDQLIRRTGVPLKDAIGQVARARGVPKRVVYEESLKLDRTGLNAKRTKPSPDEAS; from the coding sequence ATGCCTTTGACCGGGCATACTGATCGAGCAGCGTCCCGCCGTTTATATGTCGTGGCCACACCGATCGGAAATTTGGAGGATATTACCTTCAGGGCGATCCATGTTCTGAAATCAGTCGATTTCATCGCCGCCGAAGACACTCGAAGGACCCGAAAGCTCCTCTCGCACTACCGGATCAACAATCGACTCGTGGCCTATCACAGCCATAACCGTTTGACTTCCGGTCCCCGCATCCTGAAACGTTTGCAGGACGGAGCCTGCGCAGCCCTGACCACGGACGGCGGCACCCCTCTTATTTCCGATCCGGGGCTGGAGCTCATCGGCGGCGCCTTGGCGTCCGGTATCGAGGTCGTCCCCATACCGGGTCCTTCAGCCGTCACCACCGCCCTGAGTGCGGCAGGTTTTCCGGCGACGCCCCACTTGTTTTTGGGATTTCTTCCTGCGAAGCGGGGAAACCGCATGAGACAGCTTAAGGATCTCGAATGGTCAACGCACACGATCATCGCCTTTGAAGCGCCTCACCGCATCCATCAGACGCTGCGCGACCTGGAAGAGGTATTCGGGCAACGCCGAATGGTTTTGGCGCGGGAAATGACAAAAGTCCACGAGACGTTCCTCAGAGGATCGGCCGCTGAAATTTCTCGTTCGTTGGGCGATGGAAAGGTGCAGGGCGAGATCACCCTGTTGATCGAAGGAACGCGAGAACAGCCCGAATCCGAAGAATCCATACTTGAAGAGCTCGACCAATTAATTCGCCGTACCGGCGTACCGTTAAAGGATGCCATCGGGCAAGTGGCGCGCGCCCGGGGTGTTCCCAAACGCGTTGTTTATGAAGAAAGTCTGAAATTGGATCGCACCGGATTAAACGCCAAACGAACGAAACCATCGCCGGATGAAGCGTCATAA
- the ptsP gene encoding phosphoenolpyruvate--protein phosphotransferase, whose protein sequence is MSDHSEMHDIVLQGIAASPGIVIGKTYHVDRGEMKIIYEYLLNDAQVAQEAARFEEAVERTRDQLRLFLEEVPEEFKDHIHILDAHRLILKDRMIYDETLRTIKKEQINVEWALKITLDKARAAFSKIRDGYIRGRIKDIEDVVSMILRNLAGKGYEDITTIKDRVIVVAHDLSPADTSQMNIDRVMGFITNMGSKTSHTSIIAQSLQIPAVVGLERATDRIGNNQLIVLDGSKGKVIINPSQATLEEYSRKKGKYEQYLADIVRCAHLPAETIDGYRISIKGNIEQLEEVTAVLDFGAEGIGLYRTEFLYLSSKTLPEEEELFENYREVCEIVAPHPVTIRTLDLGGDKFASNLELSEEMNPAMGLRAIRFCFKMRPIFESQLRAICRASHYGNVKIMFPLISGVSEIVRAKEILRKVQADLTRERIPFDEDLQVGSMIEVPSAVAIADLLAREVDFFSIGTNDLIQYSLAADRTNEYVAYMYMPFHPALLRMIRQVVTSAKREGIHVAMCGEMAADPLCIPLLLALGLDELSINPHSIPLIKRIIRTSTLEESRDYLSHTLLVKHRLDTSGLTRFAKA, encoded by the coding sequence GTGTCTGACCACTCGGAAATGCATGATATTGTGCTTCAGGGCATCGCGGCCTCGCCCGGTATTGTGATCGGAAAAACGTACCACGTGGACCGGGGTGAGATGAAGATCATCTACGAGTATCTGCTGAACGACGCCCAGGTCGCCCAGGAAGCTGCCCGTTTCGAAGAGGCGGTGGAAAGAACGCGCGACCAGCTCCGCCTGTTTCTGGAAGAGGTCCCGGAAGAGTTCAAGGATCACATCCACATTCTGGACGCCCATCGGCTTATCCTCAAGGATCGTATGATCTATGACGAAACCCTTCGTACGATCAAAAAAGAACAGATCAATGTCGAGTGGGCTCTCAAGATCACTCTGGACAAGGCCCGGGCTGCGTTCAGCAAGATCCGGGACGGATATATCCGGGGAAGAATCAAAGACATCGAGGACGTGGTCAGCATGATCTTAAGAAACCTGGCGGGAAAAGGGTACGAAGACATCACGACCATCAAAGATCGCGTGATCGTTGTGGCGCACGATCTGTCTCCGGCGGACACGTCGCAAATGAATATCGATCGGGTGATGGGGTTTATCACGAATATGGGCAGTAAGACCTCACACACGAGTATCATTGCTCAATCTCTTCAAATTCCTGCAGTGGTCGGGTTGGAGCGAGCCACGGACAGGATAGGGAACAACCAGCTGATCGTGCTCGATGGCTCCAAGGGGAAGGTCATCATTAACCCGAGTCAGGCCACGCTCGAGGAATATAGCCGGAAGAAAGGGAAATACGAGCAGTATTTGGCCGATATCGTTCGGTGCGCCCATCTGCCGGCAGAGACTATTGATGGTTACAGAATTTCCATCAAGGGGAATATCGAGCAACTGGAAGAAGTGACCGCCGTGCTGGATTTCGGCGCTGAGGGAATTGGTCTTTACCGTACCGAGTTTTTGTATCTCAGCAGCAAGACCCTGCCCGAGGAAGAGGAGCTTTTCGAGAACTACCGTGAGGTGTGCGAGATCGTGGCTCCCCACCCCGTTACTATTCGCACGCTGGATCTGGGCGGGGACAAGTTCGCTTCCAATCTGGAATTGAGCGAGGAGATGAATCCCGCCATGGGGTTGAGAGCCATTCGGTTCTGTTTCAAGATGCGGCCGATTTTCGAGAGCCAGCTCCGCGCCATCTGTCGCGCAAGTCATTACGGTAATGTTAAGATCATGTTCCCGCTCATATCCGGAGTGAGTGAGATCGTCCGGGCAAAGGAAATCCTAAGGAAGGTTCAGGCAGACCTGACTCGCGAGCGAATTCCCTTCGATGAGGACTTGCAGGTCGGCAGCATGATCGAGGTGCCTTCCGCTGTAGCGATAGCTGACCTATTGGCCCGTGAGGTGGATTTCTTCAGCATAGGCACCAATGATCTCATTCAGTATTCTTTGGCCGCGGACCGGACAAACGAATACGTGGCCTATATGTATATGCCCTTTCATCCCGCTTTGCTGCGAATGATCCGCCAGGTCGTGACGTCCGCCAAGCGGGAAGGAATACATGTGGCCATGTGCGGAGAGATGGCTGCTGATCCTCTATGCATACCGCTGCTCCTGGCCCTCGGTTTGGACGAGCTCAGCATTAATCCGCATTCCATTCCGCTGATCAAACGGATCATCCGAACGTCCACACTCGAGGAATCTCGTGATTATTTGTCTCATACGTTATTGGTCAAGCACAGGTTGGACACCTCCGGCCTCACTCGATTCGCAAAGGCTTGA
- the rplS gene encoding 50S ribosomal protein L19: MDPVIERIEKEQLRMDLPDFKSGDTVRVHVTIREGEKERIQVFEGVVIRKRKGWASATFTVRKVSYGVGVERIFPYHSPIIDKVEVVSRGRVRRSRLYYLRKLRGKAARIKELRRS; the protein is encoded by the coding sequence ATGGATCCAGTTATTGAACGAATTGAAAAAGAACAGTTACGCATGGACCTCCCTGATTTTAAGTCCGGAGACACGGTTCGTGTGCATGTGACCATTAGAGAAGGTGAAAAAGAGCGCATTCAGGTTTTCGAGGGCGTTGTCATTCGGAAAAGGAAAGGCTGGGCCAGCGCCACATTCACCGTTCGTAAAGTGTCTTACGGCGTTGGGGTGGAACGCATCTTTCCCTACCATTCTCCGATCATCGATAAGGTCGAGGTGGTTTCTCGTGGACGGGTTCGCCGTTCCAGGTTGTACTATCTCAGAAAGCTGAGAGGGAAAGCCGCCCGCATTAAGGAACTCAGACGATCGTGA
- a CDS encoding HPr family phosphocarrier protein, producing the protein METIGREVVIENEMGLHARSAAKIVQISERFDSQISLCRDGNVADGKSILDILTLACPKGSVIRVEATGPDAEQAIREITGLILRGFEEK; encoded by the coding sequence ATGGAAACCATAGGACGAGAAGTGGTTATTGAAAACGAAATGGGTCTGCACGCCCGATCCGCCGCAAAAATCGTTCAGATCTCTGAGAGGTTCGACTCGCAGATTTCGTTGTGTCGGGACGGCAACGTAGCCGACGGCAAAAGTATTCTTGACATACTCACCTTGGCATGCCCTAAAGGATCCGTCATCCGCGTGGAAGCTACGGGACCGGACGCAGAGCAGGCCATTCGGGAAATCACCGGACTGATCCTGAGGGGATTCGAGGAAAAGTAG
- a CDS encoding YraN family protein, whose translation MQRKKLGAESELLAAKFLEGKKYRILEKNVRCSLGEVDIVALDKGVVVFVEVRSSMAGSFGHPKESVTPKKRQTLSMVALWYLKRKGWLERSARFDVVTVVLQPSGIPKVEHCENAFDRAY comes from the coding sequence ATGCAACGAAAAAAGCTCGGCGCCGAATCGGAACTCCTGGCCGCCAAGTTTCTCGAGGGCAAGAAGTACCGCATTTTGGAAAAGAATGTGCGATGCTCTTTGGGCGAGGTCGATATTGTCGCTTTGGACAAAGGCGTGGTTGTTTTTGTCGAGGTGAGGTCTTCCATGGCCGGAAGTTTCGGGCATCCCAAGGAGTCGGTGACACCAAAGAAAAGGCAAACGCTGTCTATGGTGGCTCTCTGGTATCTTAAGCGAAAAGGTTGGCTGGAACGCTCCGCCAGGTTCGATGTCGTGACGGTAGTACTGCAACCGTCCGGGATTCCGAAAGTGGAGCATTGCGAGAATGCCTTTGACCGGGCATACTGA
- a CDS encoding PTS system mannose/fructose/sorbose family transporter subunit IID produces the protein MKRHKKRKESQEVADIGTARLLLRSFFLQSSWNIERMQNLGFLYALLPALERIYGHDADRFHDACKRHLELFNTHPYMAAPIIGAVIQMEAQRNQGVLPLETIRDFKRGAMIAFAAMGDSLFWKTLRPLCGALAILMALEGFFWAPLVFVITYNTAHLFVRGYGLHSARQNGIRVIEQIHRWDIPKRVAQLRHFFPIVLGALTAKCALIAPGELESTMPWLALPLVIIVCIVIRRRWSIPIVLGSIFVLLSVGMLLFFPE, from the coding sequence ATGAAGCGTCATAAGAAACGGAAGGAATCCCAAGAGGTTGCCGATATCGGGACTGCCCGGTTGTTGTTACGATCCTTTTTCCTGCAATCATCGTGGAACATCGAGCGAATGCAAAACCTGGGGTTTTTGTACGCCTTGCTTCCTGCGCTCGAACGGATTTACGGTCACGATGCCGATAGATTCCACGATGCCTGCAAGCGTCACCTTGAGCTGTTCAACACGCATCCGTACATGGCTGCGCCCATCATTGGAGCCGTGATTCAAATGGAGGCTCAACGAAATCAGGGGGTATTACCTCTCGAAACCATACGAGACTTCAAGAGAGGAGCCATGATCGCGTTCGCTGCAATGGGCGATTCTCTTTTCTGGAAAACCCTCAGACCGCTTTGTGGGGCTCTGGCGATCCTCATGGCTCTGGAGGGGTTCTTCTGGGCGCCATTGGTTTTTGTGATTACCTACAATACCGCGCACTTGTTCGTACGCGGGTATGGTCTTCACTCTGCCCGGCAAAACGGAATCCGCGTGATTGAACAGATCCACAGATGGGATATCCCCAAAAGGGTGGCCCAGTTAAGACATTTCTTTCCCATCGTGCTCGGCGCATTGACAGCCAAATGCGCGCTGATTGCACCGGGGGAACTCGAATCAACGATGCCTTGGCTCGCGCTGCCTCTCGTGATAATCGTATGTATTGTAATTCGACGTAGGTGGTCCATACCAATCGTCTTAGGATCGATTTTCGTATTGCTCAGCGTTGGGATGTTGTTGTTCTTTCCGGAGTAG
- a CDS encoding ribonuclease HII, with protein sequence MSRVLGNRSDSFFYETGSEDCLFFEKQRWHQGVKFVAGVDEAGRGPLAGPVVAGAVILRQEDPIPGVKDSKQLSSSERETLFIEIRKRALALGIGVSYTEEIDEINILQASLRAMYRAVSSLSVTPEFVLVDGNCAVPGLARQQTVVKGDARSASISAASIIAKVVRDRMMDEFHLRYPSYDFATNKGYATASHRRLIARHGPCPIHRKTFKGVREHVQVRQLPLLNLPAR encoded by the coding sequence ATGAGTCGGGTGCTTGGGAACCGCTCCGACAGCTTCTTCTACGAGACGGGTAGCGAGGATTGCCTCTTTTTCGAGAAACAGAGGTGGCATCAGGGTGTCAAGTTCGTAGCCGGAGTTGACGAAGCCGGACGAGGGCCCTTGGCCGGCCCCGTCGTGGCTGGTGCGGTTATTCTCAGACAGGAAGATCCCATACCTGGCGTCAAGGACTCCAAACAGCTCTCGTCATCGGAACGGGAAACTCTCTTCATCGAGATCCGGAAACGAGCTTTGGCCCTCGGAATCGGTGTGTCCTATACTGAAGAGATCGACGAAATCAACATTCTTCAAGCATCCCTGCGGGCCATGTATAGAGCCGTTTCGAGCCTGTCCGTTACACCGGAGTTTGTTCTCGTTGACGGGAATTGCGCGGTACCCGGGCTCGCGCGTCAACAAACCGTTGTGAAAGGCGACGCTAGAAGTGCATCCATTTCCGCGGCGTCGATCATAGCTAAGGTAGTTCGGGATCGGATGATGGACGAATTCCACCTTCGCTATCCGAGTTACGATTTCGCTACGAACAAAGGATATGCAACCGCTTCACATCGGCGCTTGATCGCCCGTCACGGTCCCTGCCCGATTCATCGCAAAACGTTCAAAGGTGTACGTGAGCATGTCCAGGTTCGTCAACTCCCGCTTTTGAATTTACCGGCACGTTGA
- a CDS encoding RNA methyltransferase → MRRLVFREDRFVFSKREQEDNRTRNRASIYIGLVHYPVVNRNREVVASAVTNVDLHDFSRLAETYSVARFYVITPLADQRSLVEKIIRHWTDGIGATTNPDRGTALRKAGVVDSIEAASEEIETVEKTAPTLVVTSASAEGPVVSYREMRNMLRRPVPILILFGTAWGLARTELSCSHVTLSPIRGTNTYNHLSVRSAAAIVLDRLLCGER, encoded by the coding sequence TTGCGCCGGTTGGTTTTCCGGGAAGATCGATTCGTTTTTTCAAAGAGGGAGCAGGAGGATAACCGGACGCGGAATCGCGCGAGCATATACATCGGTCTGGTCCATTATCCGGTAGTGAACCGGAACAGGGAAGTCGTAGCTTCGGCCGTAACGAATGTGGATTTGCACGATTTCAGCAGGCTCGCTGAAACGTATTCCGTTGCCCGTTTCTATGTGATAACGCCGTTGGCGGATCAGCGAAGCCTGGTCGAGAAGATCATTCGGCACTGGACGGACGGTATCGGAGCCACCACAAATCCGGATCGTGGAACCGCGCTCCGGAAGGCCGGCGTGGTCGACTCCATCGAAGCCGCGTCCGAAGAAATAGAAACCGTGGAAAAAACGGCGCCTACTCTGGTGGTGACCTCCGCTTCCGCAGAAGGACCGGTAGTCTCATACCGGGAAATGAGGAACATGCTTCGTAGGCCCGTGCCTATTCTGATTTTGTTCGGAACGGCATGGGGTCTTGCGCGTACCGAGTTGAGCTGTTCGCATGTGACTCTATCCCCGATTCGCGGAACCAACACATACAACCACCTTTCGGTGCGTTCAGCCGCCGCCATTGTGCTTGATCGGCTGCTATGCGGGGAACGTTAG